In the Mycobacteriales bacterium genome, one interval contains:
- a CDS encoding S8 family serine peptidase: MHLTRMLSRLACASLLCALLGTPAGAALAAEPAGPPVEVTAIVEAADGRLSFVTQRAASRRSGTDLARRLDARPDVVAASLEQPVYAVGSPDPLRSQQWGLTRLAAEQVWAGGTATGQVVAVLDTGVDAAHPDLAGIVAPGLDVVTATGTATIDPHGHGTHVAGVVAAIGENGFGGAGLGQGVRVLPVRVLDQSGAGTDGDVARGMVWAVDNGATVLNLSLGGPNPSSLLTSAVEYALARDVVVIAAAGNAGANGDPVLYPAATRGVIAVGAVRSDDTRPTWSSTGSHLSLAAPGVGIMSTVPGGGHASWSGTSMAAPFVAAAAALVRAGEPSLAPAQLRSRLMATARDLGAPGLDSQYGAGLVDVLAARAAGLPAGAPSDDTSDQPVAEPVSEPVAPAPAPVAPAPAPVAPAPAPVAPAPV, encoded by the coding sequence ATGCATCTGACCCGCATGCTCTCCCGGCTCGCCTGCGCCTCTCTGCTCTGTGCCCTGCTCGGCACTCCCGCCGGTGCCGCCCTCGCCGCCGAGCCGGCCGGTCCGCCGGTCGAGGTCACAGCCATCGTCGAAGCGGCGGACGGGCGCTTGTCGTTCGTCACGCAGCGTGCGGCCTCCAGGCGCAGCGGCACCGACCTGGCCCGCCGGCTGGATGCGCGCCCGGACGTCGTGGCGGCCTCGCTCGAGCAGCCGGTCTACGCCGTCGGCAGCCCCGACCCGCTCCGGTCCCAGCAGTGGGGTCTGACCAGGCTGGCCGCCGAGCAGGTCTGGGCCGGCGGAACCGCGACCGGCCAGGTCGTGGCGGTCCTGGACACCGGCGTGGATGCCGCACACCCCGACCTGGCCGGCATCGTCGCGCCCGGACTGGACGTGGTGACCGCCACCGGCACGGCGACGATCGACCCGCACGGGCACGGCACGCACGTCGCCGGCGTCGTCGCCGCGATCGGGGAGAACGGCTTCGGCGGCGCCGGGCTCGGCCAGGGCGTGCGTGTCCTGCCGGTGCGGGTGCTGGACCAGAGCGGCGCCGGCACCGACGGTGACGTCGCCCGCGGCATGGTCTGGGCCGTCGACAACGGCGCCACCGTGCTCAACCTGTCGCTCGGCGGCCCGAACCCCAGCTCGCTGCTGACCTCGGCCGTGGAGTACGCGCTGGCCCGGGACGTGGTGGTGATCGCGGCGGCGGGTAACGCCGGCGCGAACGGCGACCCGGTGCTCTACCCGGCAGCCACGCGGGGCGTCATCGCCGTCGGCGCCGTCCGCAGCGACGACACCCGCCCGACCTGGTCCAGTACCGGGTCGCACCTGAGCCTGGCTGCGCCCGGCGTCGGCATCATGTCCACCGTCCCCGGTGGCGGTCACGCGTCCTGGTCGGGCACGAGCATGGCTGCCCCGTTCGTCGCGGCGGCCGCCGCCCTGGTGCGCGCCGGTGAGCCGTCCCTGGCCCCAGCCCAGTTGCGCAGCCGCCTGATGGCGACGGCCCGTGACCTCGGTGCACCGGGTCTGGACTCGCAGTACGGCGCCGGTCTGGTCGACGTCCTGGCCGCGCGCGCGGCGGGACTCCCGGCCGGAGCGCCGTCCGACGACACCTCCGACCAGCCGGTGGCGGAGCCGGTCAGCGAGCCGGTGGCCCCGGCTCCGGCTCCGGTGGCCCCGGCCCCGGCTCCGGTGGCCCCGGCTCCGGCTCCGGTCGCTCCCGCTCCGGTTC
- a CDS encoding DUF3105 domain-containing protein — MAGKKKKRPTAPPPPVRSKPPRAAAAPAGPSRREQQRTARTQVERRERLRRRLGTAGLVVAVVAAVGAYVVLDRRADAELREVLTAGSCDVDRETDPTRAQGQNHVPTPSYRVNPPAGGDHLAGAARGGVFRGTSVPADGLLVHSLEHGYVIAWHRPDLPAEQLEQLVEFERAHDGDVIVAERASLPVPVAATAWGHRLLCQQVEPDVLERFFDEHVGNGPEDVERG, encoded by the coding sequence ATGGCCGGCAAGAAGAAGAAGCGGCCGACCGCGCCGCCGCCGCCGGTCCGGAGCAAGCCGCCGCGGGCGGCGGCCGCGCCGGCCGGTCCGAGCCGGCGGGAGCAGCAGCGGACTGCGCGCACGCAGGTCGAGCGGCGCGAGAGGTTGCGGCGCCGGCTGGGCACCGCCGGACTGGTGGTCGCCGTGGTGGCGGCGGTCGGCGCGTACGTCGTCCTCGACCGGCGGGCGGACGCCGAGCTGCGGGAGGTGCTGACCGCCGGCTCGTGCGATGTCGACCGCGAGACCGATCCGACCCGGGCGCAGGGGCAGAACCATGTGCCCACCCCGTCGTACCGCGTGAACCCGCCCGCCGGGGGCGACCACCTCGCGGGCGCCGCCCGTGGCGGGGTCTTCCGCGGTACGTCGGTGCCGGCCGATGGGCTGCTGGTCCACTCGCTCGAGCACGGGTACGTGATCGCTTGGCACCGGCCGGACCTGCCGGCCGAGCAGCTCGAGCAGCTCGTCGAGTTCGAGCGAGCACACGACGGTGACGTCATCGTCGCCGAGCGGGCGAGCCTGCCCGTGCCGGTCGCCGCGACGGCCTGGGGACACCGACTGCTGTGCCAGCAGGTGGAGCCCGACGTGCTGGAGCGCTTCTTCGACGAGCACGTCGGCAACGGCCCCGAGGACGTCGAGCGGGGTTAG
- a CDS encoding phosphoglyceromutase, protein MATLVLLRHGESEWNKRNLFTGWVDVDLTELGEEQARLGGLELKKAELLPTIVHTSLMTRAIRTSNIALEACERNWIPVERHWRLNERHYGDLQGKDKKATLEQYGEEQFMRWRRSYDTPPPKIEPGSEWDVSSDPRYAHLTTDLVPRSECLADVVHRLLPYWYDAIVPDLQAGETVLVAAHGNSLRALVKHLDRLSEQEVLELNIPTGQPLRYDLDDDMHPTNPGGTYLDEQAAKAAAEAVARQGH, encoded by the coding sequence ATGGCGACCCTGGTGCTGCTCCGTCACGGCGAGAGCGAGTGGAACAAAAGAAATCTGTTCACCGGCTGGGTGGACGTCGACCTCACCGAGCTGGGTGAGGAGCAGGCCCGGCTCGGGGGCCTGGAGCTGAAGAAGGCCGAGCTGCTCCCGACGATCGTGCACACCTCGCTGATGACGCGGGCGATCCGCACCAGCAACATCGCGCTCGAGGCCTGCGAGCGCAACTGGATCCCTGTCGAGCGGCACTGGCGGCTCAACGAGCGGCACTACGGCGACCTGCAGGGCAAGGACAAGAAGGCCACCCTCGAGCAGTACGGCGAGGAGCAGTTCATGCGGTGGCGCCGGTCCTACGACACACCGCCGCCGAAGATCGAACCCGGGAGCGAGTGGGACGTCAGCTCCGACCCGCGGTACGCGCACCTGACGACCGACCTGGTGCCGCGGAGCGAGTGCCTCGCGGACGTGGTGCACCGGTTGCTGCCGTACTGGTACGACGCCATCGTGCCGGACCTGCAGGCGGGCGAGACGGTGCTGGTCGCCGCCCACGGGAACTCGCTGCGCGCCCTCGTGAAGCACCTCGACCGGTTGTCGGAGCAGGAGGTCCTGGAGCTCAACATCCCGACCGGGCAGCCGCTGCGCTACGACCTCGACGACGACATGCACCCGACCAACCCGGGCGGCACCTACCTCGACGAGCAGGCCGCGAAGGCGGCCGCCGAGGCCGTCGCGCGCCAGGGCCACTGA
- a CDS encoding YbjN domain-containing protein, with translation MSDLHGTMQAALDEAGLDYSSPGQGQFFVVLPGTHKLATHCWLVAGQHALLVEAFVCRRPDENAGEFYRYLLRRNARLYGVAFSVDSAGDVYLVGRLPLHSVTADEIDRILGSVLQYADESFDPLLEIGFAGSIRREWAWRQKNGESTANLQAFARFADPDR, from the coding sequence ATGAGCGACCTGCACGGCACGATGCAGGCCGCCCTGGACGAGGCGGGCCTGGACTACAGCTCCCCCGGGCAGGGGCAGTTCTTCGTCGTGCTGCCCGGCACGCACAAGCTGGCCACGCACTGCTGGCTGGTCGCGGGCCAGCACGCACTGCTCGTGGAGGCGTTCGTCTGCCGCCGACCGGACGAGAACGCCGGCGAGTTCTACCGCTACCTGCTGCGCCGCAACGCCCGCCTCTACGGCGTGGCGTTCTCCGTCGACTCCGCCGGTGACGTCTACCTGGTGGGCCGGCTGCCGCTGCACTCGGTCACCGCCGACGAGATCGACCGGATCCTGGGATCGGTACTGCAGTACGCCGACGAGTCCTTCGACCCGCTGCTCGAGATCGGCTTCGCCGGCTCGATCCGGCGCGAGTGGGCCTGGCGGCAGAAAAACGGCGAGTCGACGGCCAACCTGCAGGCCTTCGCCAGGTTCGCCGATCCCGACCGCTGA
- the mshA gene encoding D-inositol-3-phosphate glycosyltransferase: MRSVRPRRVAVLSVHTSPLEQPGTGDAGGMNVYVVETSKRLADLGVEVEVFTRATRSDLPPVVELAPGVTVRHVTAGPFEGLSKEDLPAQLCALTSGVLRAEAAHEAGWYDVVHSHYWLSGQVGWLATERWGVPLVHTAHTLAKVKNLSLADGDAPEPLRRVVGEQQVVEAADRLVANTGDEARQLVDLYGAEADRVVTVAPGVDLEHFRPGEATAARTRLGVPPDAVLLLFVGRIQPLKAPDVLLHAAARMLEQDAAAGSPATRPLRDRLVVAVVGGPSGTGLLEPTALQDLAHTLGIADIVRFETPQGGHARSDRLRDWYAAADVVAVPSHNESFGLVALEAQACGTPVVATDVGGLRTTVRNGASGLLVRGHGADAWAAALSRAVADRPRLSRGATAHAAGFSWARTADGLLATYRDALADRVALPLAVAR, translated from the coding sequence GTGCGGTCGGTCCGGCCGCGGCGCGTCGCGGTGCTGTCCGTGCACACCTCGCCGCTCGAGCAGCCGGGGACCGGTGACGCCGGCGGCATGAACGTCTACGTCGTCGAGACCAGCAAACGGCTGGCCGACCTCGGAGTCGAGGTCGAGGTCTTCACCCGCGCCACCCGTAGCGACCTGCCGCCGGTCGTCGAGCTGGCGCCCGGTGTCACCGTCCGGCACGTCACCGCCGGCCCGTTCGAGGGGTTGTCCAAGGAGGACCTGCCGGCCCAGCTGTGCGCGCTGACCTCCGGGGTGCTGCGGGCCGAGGCGGCGCACGAGGCGGGCTGGTACGACGTGGTGCACTCCCACTACTGGCTGTCCGGGCAGGTCGGCTGGCTCGCCACCGAGCGGTGGGGCGTACCGCTCGTGCACACCGCCCACACCCTCGCCAAGGTCAAGAACCTCTCGCTGGCCGACGGCGATGCCCCCGAGCCGCTGCGGCGGGTCGTGGGGGAGCAGCAGGTCGTCGAGGCCGCCGACCGGCTGGTCGCGAACACCGGCGACGAAGCCCGCCAGCTGGTCGACCTCTACGGTGCCGAGGCCGACCGCGTCGTCACCGTCGCCCCGGGCGTCGATCTCGAGCACTTCCGGCCCGGCGAGGCCACCGCCGCCCGCACCCGCCTGGGCGTCCCCCCGGACGCCGTGCTGCTGCTGTTCGTCGGGCGCATCCAGCCGCTCAAGGCGCCCGACGTCCTGCTCCACGCCGCCGCCCGGATGCTGGAGCAGGACGCCGCCGCCGGTTCGCCGGCCACCCGACCCCTCCGCGATCGCCTGGTCGTCGCCGTCGTCGGAGGGCCGAGCGGCACCGGGCTGCTCGAGCCGACCGCCCTGCAGGACCTCGCGCACACGCTCGGCATCGCCGACATCGTCCGCTTCGAGACGCCGCAGGGCGGCCACGCGCGCTCCGACCGGCTGCGGGACTGGTACGCCGCGGCGGACGTCGTGGCGGTCCCCAGCCACAACGAGTCGTTCGGCCTGGTGGCTTTGGAGGCGCAGGCCTGCGGCACCCCCGTCGTCGCCACGGACGTCGGCGGGCTGCGTACCACCGTCCGCAACGGGGCCTCCGGCCTGCTCGTGCGGGGGCACGGCGCCGACGCCTGGGCCGCGGCGCTGTCCCGCGCCGTCGCGGACCGGCCCCGGCTGTCCCGTGGCGCGACCGCGCACGCCGCCGGCTTCTCCTGGGCCCGGACTGCCGACGGCCTGCTCGCGACCTACCGCGACGCCCTCGCCGACCGGGTCGCGCTGCCGCTCGCCGTGGCCCGATGA
- a CDS encoding SDR family NAD(P)-dependent oxidoreductase, with protein MQRTAVITGASSGIGAETARRLAAEGWSVVAAARRLDRLDALAAEHAAIRPHQLDVADPRSVQELGDAVAECDLLVANAGGAFDLAPLAEAEVDTWARTYDVNVLGTVRAVQALLPALRRSRGHVVLTGSTAGRWVYEGGGGYVAAKHALAALRDTLRLELVDCGVRVSEVAPGMVETEEFSLVRFEGDAEKAAAVYAGVETLSAADVADAIVWVASRPAHVNIDLVQLTPQQQAAVHKLVRR; from the coding sequence ATGCAGCGGACGGCGGTCATCACGGGAGCCAGCAGCGGGATCGGGGCCGAGACGGCGCGCCGGCTGGCCGCCGAGGGCTGGTCCGTCGTGGCCGCCGCCCGGCGGCTGGACCGGCTCGACGCCCTCGCCGCCGAACACGCGGCGATCCGCCCGCACCAGCTGGACGTGGCCGATCCCCGCTCGGTGCAGGAGCTGGGCGACGCGGTGGCCGAGTGTGACCTGCTGGTGGCCAACGCCGGTGGCGCCTTCGACCTGGCCCCGCTGGCCGAGGCCGAGGTGGACACCTGGGCACGGACCTACGACGTGAACGTCCTCGGCACCGTGCGGGCCGTCCAGGCCCTGCTGCCGGCGCTGCGGCGGTCCCGCGGCCACGTGGTGCTGACCGGTTCCACAGCCGGTCGTTGGGTGTACGAGGGGGGCGGCGGATACGTCGCCGCCAAACACGCGCTGGCCGCGCTACGCGACACGCTGCGCCTCGAGCTGGTCGACTGCGGCGTACGGGTGAGCGAAGTGGCGCCGGGGATGGTCGAGACGGAAGAGTTCTCGCTGGTCCGCTTCGAAGGGGACGCCGAGAAGGCCGCCGCGGTCTACGCCGGGGTGGAGACGCTGAGCGCCGCCGACGTCGCGGACGCGATCGTGTGGGTGGCGTCGCGGCCCGCGCACGTGAACATCGACCTGGTACAGCTCACGCCCCAGCAGCAGGCGGCGGTGCACAAGCTCGTCCGGCGCTGA
- a CDS encoding class I SAM-dependent methyltransferase — protein MARVKRYAAGRARALGLATRGTTGPNRLRRVDRWLTGAHGDLLRTAPDPPIVVDLGYGASAVTTVELFGRLRTVRPDVEVVGLEIDPERVAAARPAERAGLIFRRGGFELAGLRPLVVRALNVLRQYDEEAAREAWSTLRAGLAPGGLLVEGTCDELGRRAAWVALGAEGPRTLTISAHLPTLERPSQLAERLPKALIHRNVPGERVHALLTALDTAWDRAAPQAVFGPRARWVAACGALDWPGADLRRTRLGELTVAWATVAPACQSASSSASSASTSIRSPSRPVGTTR, from the coding sequence ATGGCGCGGGTGAAGCGGTATGCCGCCGGCCGGGCCCGCGCGCTCGGTCTGGCCACCCGCGGCACGACCGGGCCGAACCGGCTGCGACGCGTCGACCGGTGGCTCACCGGCGCGCACGGCGACCTGCTGCGTACGGCGCCGGATCCGCCGATCGTGGTCGACCTCGGCTACGGCGCCTCAGCCGTCACCACGGTCGAGTTGTTCGGCCGGCTGCGTACAGTCCGGCCGGACGTCGAGGTGGTCGGCCTGGAGATCGACCCGGAGCGGGTGGCGGCTGCCCGCCCCGCCGAGCGAGCGGGACTGATCTTCCGCCGCGGCGGCTTCGAGCTGGCCGGGCTGCGCCCGCTGGTGGTCCGCGCCCTCAACGTTCTCCGGCAGTACGACGAGGAGGCTGCGCGCGAGGCGTGGAGCACGCTGCGCGCGGGGCTGGCGCCGGGTGGGCTGCTGGTCGAGGGGACCTGCGACGAGCTCGGCCGGCGCGCGGCCTGGGTGGCCCTGGGTGCCGAGGGGCCGCGGACGCTGACGATCTCGGCGCACCTGCCGACGCTGGAGCGGCCCTCCCAGCTCGCCGAACGCCTCCCCAAGGCGCTGATCCACCGCAACGTGCCCGGCGAGCGGGTGCACGCCCTGCTCACCGCGCTCGACACCGCCTGGGACCGGGCCGCGCCGCAGGCGGTCTTCGGACCGCGCGCCCGCTGGGTTGCCGCGTGCGGCGCGCTGGACTGGCCCGGCGCCGACCTGCGGCGGACCCGGCTGGGCGAACTCACCGTCGCCTGGGCCACGGTCGCGCCGGCCTGTCAGTCGGCGAGCAGCAGCGCGAGCTCGGCGTCCACGTCGATCCGGTCGCCCTCGAGGCCGGTGGGCACGACGAGGTAG
- a CDS encoding SsgA family sporulation/cell division regulator, producing the protein MTRSATVRTELELRLVVPGGPCLPVLADLRYAADDPWAVRVAFQTGGEGDGIVEWMFARQLLTDGIAGTVGEGDVRVWPGLAGGVRVINLAMASPSGSALFEIDRNALVEFLQQTYLVVPTGLEGDRIDVDAELALLLAD; encoded by the coding sequence ATGACCCGGAGTGCCACCGTACGCACCGAGCTCGAGCTGCGCCTGGTCGTCCCGGGAGGTCCCTGTCTGCCGGTGCTCGCCGACCTGCGCTACGCCGCCGACGACCCCTGGGCGGTGCGGGTGGCCTTCCAGACCGGCGGCGAGGGCGACGGCATCGTGGAGTGGATGTTCGCCCGCCAGCTGCTCACCGACGGGATCGCCGGCACGGTGGGTGAGGGCGACGTCCGCGTCTGGCCCGGGCTGGCCGGTGGGGTGCGGGTGATCAACCTGGCGATGGCCTCGCCCTCGGGCTCGGCACTGTTCGAGATCGACCGCAACGCGCTCGTGGAGTTCCTCCAGCAGACCTACCTCGTCGTGCCCACCGGCCTCGAGGGCGACCGGATCGACGTGGACGCCGAGCTCGCGCTGCTGCTCGCCGACTGA
- a CDS encoding DUF2516 family protein: MIDLFGTSELLLVALGLGALGLKLWALVDAATRPGSAFAATGKLSKPLWIVILAAAVLLGGLNVLGLLSLIGLIAAIVYLVDVRPAVRELRPGGPWG, from the coding sequence ATGATCGACCTTTTCGGTACGTCGGAGCTGCTCCTGGTCGCGCTCGGGCTGGGCGCCTTGGGCCTCAAGCTGTGGGCGCTGGTCGACGCCGCCACCCGTCCCGGCTCGGCGTTCGCGGCGACCGGGAAGCTCAGCAAGCCCCTCTGGATCGTGATCCTGGCCGCCGCCGTCCTGCTCGGTGGCCTGAACGTCCTCGGGCTGCTCAGCCTGATCGGCCTGATCGCCGCGATCGTCTACCTCGTGGACGTCCGTCCGGCCGTGCGCGAGCTGCGGCCCGGGGGTCCGTGGGGCTGA